One window from the genome of Antechinus flavipes isolate AdamAnt ecotype Samford, QLD, Australia chromosome X, AdamAnt_v2, whole genome shotgun sequence encodes:
- the LOC127542405 gene encoding structural maintenance of chromosomes protein 6-like, giving the protein MSKRKEDDFPSTSDMKRARPGPSSGPAPGPAPGPGSGGEGTSGEEPERAPPQNPSLGSSTSHSVSGEFGVIESIQLENFMGYTMLGPVKFGSNVNFMVGNSGKNALLSALVVGLGGKSLGSSLKEFINEGEDSANILITLRNRGDYAFKADLYGDSITVHQHISVDGSASYELKSHSGSVVSSKKEDLIAILERFKIQVDNPVSILREELSRLLMDTRNDGDRYKLFMKATELEQMREDYSQIMERKARNQHQIEQGEEQLEELKRQGIEIEEHFQNMVTLRKKLEDLKNEMAWALVNKTEREIDNIIGCINIGDQRTIILNQELEASKIKFSEAEKKYRIIHENMHKLTEDAAELEPQCIQANEDAIRTDRAYCQAEAFYNYSENEFNKLDKVSEQLHNQIDEMKKNLELAELEKQNKISMLKEKIRHFKDQEDTLVEEIKHLHQAIEKDDKEHSQIREQESYIQQILNDEQRQLDQLRDCKSEPLKRFGPQIPALLEAIEDAHRQGLFTYKPIGPLGACIRVRDPEFALAIESCLKGLLLAFFCDNHNDEQILQGLMKKFYPSGSSRPQIIISAFNCEVYDVTNRMAYHPEFPTVLAALEIDSAVVVNTLIDMKGVESILLIKSKALACTVMQAQRPPKNCIKVLTADGDHVFQRHYYSCEELRPLYLGDIEMEISNLEKAVENKIEQLSAFQEHVCSLEKDVRKNRETIDSHYQDLKEIKIKVISFTSEIKDLEDEEQHQSIDISILEEEAQEIKEEMKEVEEKMKIRREEMEKLRQPKIDAEQRHEELKLKYNHMSEILESVRGERNRAALELDTQHQSMVHYENRLKQHLDSLQMKKEELAMKERDLERETAQAKYICPERKEVTHTAAALDREINLLRQRIQSENYTHRSREDIMRQYQEAKERYLDLDNKVKNLKKLIKTMEDISKQRYEAYQKRRRNLSIQGKLYFDSLLSQWSFHGEIHFDHTNETLSVMFNRGDSAFNDLRTSAGERHYFSNFLLIVTLWSITESPFRCLDTFDICLDSDHRKIAMDMILRIAHSQEHLQFILITPQYMNSILPNSLIEILHIPDPERDGATQSSKAVSAEEED; this is encoded by the coding sequence ATGTCTAAGAGAAAAGAGGACGATTTCCCCTCAACTTCAGATATGAAAAGGGCCAGACCGGGGCCATCGTCGGGGCCCGCGCCGGGGCCCGCGCCAGGGCCAGGGTCAGGGGGAGAGGGGACCTCAGGAGAGGAGCCAGAGCGGGCTCCCCCCCAGAATCCGTCCCTTGGAAGTTCTACTTCTCATTCGGTCTCTGGGGAATTTGGAGTCATTGAAAGTATTCAGCTTGAAAACTTTATGGGCTATACCATGCTTGGACCTGTGAAATTTGGATCTAATGTCAATTTTATGGTCGGAAACAGTGGCAAGAATGCGTTGTTGTCTGCTCTTGTGGTTGGTCTTGGTGGAAAATCGTTAGGCTCGTCTTTGAAAGAGTTTATAAATGAGGGAGAGGATTCAGCCAACATATTGATCACATTAAGGAACAGAGGGGACTATGCTTTTAAAGCCGATCTTTACGGGGACTCCATAACTGTGCACCAGCACATCAGTGTGGATGGGAGTGCGAGTTATGAGCTAAAAAGCCATTCAGGAAGCGTGGTTTCTTCTAAGAAAGAGGATCTTATTGCCATTCTTGAACGTTTTAAGATACAGGTAGATAATCCGGTGTCTATTTTGCGGGAAGAGTTGAGCAGGCTGTTAATGGATACCAGAAATGATGGTGACAGATATAAATTGTTTATGAAAGCCACTGAGCTTGAACAGATGAGGGAAGACTACTCACAAATTATGGAGAGAAAAGCCCGAAACCAGCATCAGATAGAACAAGGGGAAGAGCAGCTTGAGGAGCTCAAACGGCAGGGCATAGAAATAGAAGAGCATTTTCAGAATATGGTTACCTTGAGGAAAAAATTGGAGGACTTGAAAAACGAAATGGCTTGGGCACTAGTGAATAAAACTGAGAGAGAAATCGATAACATAATTGGTTGCATAAATATTGGCGATCAGCGTACTATCATACTGAATCAGGAATTGGAGGCTTCAAAGATCAAATTTAGTGAAGCAGAAAAGAAGTACAGAATCATTCATGAGAACATGCATAAGTTAACTGAAGACGCTGCTGAATTAGAGCCCCAGTGCATTCAAGCTAATGAGGATGCCATAAGAACAGACAGGGCCTATTGTCAAGCAGAGGCTTTCTATAATTATTCCGAAAATGAATTTAACAAACTAGACAAAGTCTCAGAGCAGCTTCATAACCAAATcgatgaaatgaaaaagaatttagaactagCAGAAttggaaaaacagaacaaaatctCCATGTTGAAGGAGAAGATTAGGCACTTTAAGGATCAGGAAGATACACTTGTTGAAGAAATAAAACATCTTCATCAAGCCATAGAGAAAGATGATAAAGAGCATTCTCAAATCAGAGAACAAGAATCCTATATACAACAAATACTGAATGATGAACAAAGACAGCTAGACCAGTTGAGAGACTGTAAATCTGAACCACTAAAACGATTTGGACCCCAGATTCCAGCCCTTCTTGAGGCTATAGAAGATGCCCATAGACAAGGGCTTTTTACTTACAAACCTATAGGCCCACTGGGAGCCTGTATCCGTGTTCGGGACCCTGAATTTGCTTTGGCTATTGAGTCCTGCTTAAAGGGCCTCCTTCTTGCCTTTTTCTGTGACAACCACAATGATGAACAAATCCTGCAGGGGCTGATGAAAAAGTTTTATCCATCAGGCTCTTCACGACCACAGATAATCATTTCAGCATTTAATTGCGAGGTTTATGATGTAACAAATAGAATGGCTTATCACCCAGAATTTCCAACAGTTCTCGCTGCTTTAGAAATAGACAGTGCAGTGGTGGTGAATACTTTGATTGACATGAAGGGCGTAGAGTCAATACTGCTTATTAAAAGCAAAGCTTTGGCTTGCACTGTGATGCAGGCTCAGAGACCCCCCAAGAACTGCATCAAAGTTTTAACTGCTGATGGTGACCATGTATTTCAACGCCACTATTATTCATGTGAAGAATTGAGACCACTTTACTTGGGTgatatagaaatggaaataagtAATTTGGAGAAAGctgtggaaaataaaatagaacagtTGTCAGCATTTCAGGAACATGTGTGTTCACTTGAAAAGGATGTCAGAAAGAATAGAGAAACTATTGATAGTCATTATCaagatttaaaagagataaagattaAAGTAATAAGTTTCACTTCAGAAATAAAAGATCTTGAGGATGAAGAACAACACCAGTCGATTGATATCTCAATTCTGGAGGAAGAAGCtcaagaaattaaagaagaaatgaaagaggttgaagagaagatgaaaattcgaagggaagagatggagaaattaaGGCAACCAAAAATAGATGCTGAACAGAGACATGAAGAGCTGAAGTTGAAATATAATCACATGTCAGAAATACTAGAATCTGTCAGAGGAGAACGAAACAGGGCTGCTTTAGAATTGGACACCCAACACCAATCCATGGTGCATTATGAAAATAGGCTCAAACAACACCTAGATTCcctccaaatgaaaaaagaagagctGGCCATGAAAGAAAGAGACCTGGAGAGGGAGACTGCTCAGGCCAAATATATTTGCCCAGAGCGTAAAGAAGTTACACACACTGCTGCTGCTCTTGACAGAGAAATTAATCTCTTAAGACAGAGGATTCAATCTGAAAACTACACTCACAGGAGCCGAGAAGATATAATGAGACAGTAccaagaagcaaaagaaagataTCTGGACCTAGATAATAAAGTGAAGAATTTGAAAAAGCTGATTAAAACCATGGAGGACATATCAAAACAGAGATATGAAGCATACCAGAAACGCAGAAGGAATCTTTCTATACAAGGTAAATTGTACTTTGACAGCTTACTATCTCAGTGGTCCTTCCACGGGGAGATTCACTTTGATCACACCAATGAGACGCTTTCTGTTATGTTCAATCGTGGAGATTCTGCTTTCAATGACTTGCGAACCTCAGCAGGAGAACGACATTACTTTTCAAACTTCTTGCTCATTGTCACTCTGTGGTCCATCACAGAATCTCCCTTCAGATGCCTGGACACATTTGATATCTGCCTGGACAGTGACCATAGAAAAATTGCCATGGACATGATCCTGAGGATAGCTCATTCCCAGGAACACCTGCAGTTCATCTTGATCACTCCACAATATATGAATTCTATTCTCCCGAATTCGCTAATTGAAATACTCCACATTCCAGATCCTGAAAGAGATGGGGCAACCCAGTCTTCCAAAGCAGTCAGTGCAGAAGAagaagattaa